DNA from Nomascus leucogenys isolate Asia chromosome 24, Asia_NLE_v1, whole genome shotgun sequence:
GATTTTTATCTGGGCCTAACCTAGGGGACCCATgaatcaggaggctgagccctGGGATGGGGGAGCTCAGTGGCTGCTGGGAAAGGCATGAGGTATAGCAGGTGTGCCTCCAGTGGTCTCAAGTTCCAGAGGGCCCCTTGGTGGTGTCCGCCCTTGATGTCCGCAGTGGCCTGACCTCACCTGTTTCATGTTGTCCGGGGATAATTTTTCCCCCTGGCCTGTCACCCTAGGGATAATGGGGGTGATGACACCCCACTAACCTCTGACCTCAGCCCACCCTATATCCACCCCTCTTGTAGCTCAGCCTAAAGGGGATGGGTCACAGGAGGGAGGGGCATCTTATTGCTCAGCCCGATGGGCAAACAGCCGCTAGGTGGGCTTCCGGGAAGTGCAATGCCCCTCCGCCGCCCAGGGGAGGTATGGAGGCTCTTGAGTTTCTTGGGAAGCCCAGTAGTCCTTGCAaaggcagcagcagcatcagATTCGGTGGGAAGCCGGGGGACAGCTCACCTGGCCATGTAATGCCCCAGTGTCCGGCCCCTCTCCTCGGTCCTCTGGGTGCTCTCAGCCCCCCAGCTGCCTGCATCGCTGTCCTCAGTTTCTGATTCCCtcgcctcctcttcctcctcttcctcctcagggCTGCTTTCCCAGCAGAAGGTCAGTGTCCGAAGAGAAACTAGGGGTCCCCCAGGGACCAGATTCGTCTCCGGTGGTAAGGTGCCCCAGGTGGCCCAGGAGGAGAGGTCATCTTTTGAGGGCTCTTCCAGGAAACCCGAGTCCTTGGAGAATTCAGGTGGTGGGAGAGATTCTTGGTGCCCGTCCCCTTGGCCTGGCCCCTTCTCAGCCAAATAGTCAGAGGACCCAGCCCTGTCCCAGGAGGAGTCCACAGTGCTGGCCCAGCTTCTGTCTGAAGAATCCCAAGCAGAGGAGCCTTCGCTCGGGACCAGAGAAGCCCTGGGCCTCCCTGAGTCCACCCCACCAGCCTCCGAGTGCCCTGGAACCTGGTGCTCTTGCCCCAGGAAAGAAGGTGGTTGAATGTAGGGCTGGAATCTGACGCCATCTTCTGTGtcctcctcatcctcatcctcatccccCTCCCCTGCAAGGTCCTTCTTCCATCCTGCCTGTTGGGTGGCTGGGGCCCTGACTCTAGGCGTCGGCCTGACCCCTCTGGTCAGTTCCTTCTGGGGACAGAGGAACAAGTCATTCACGGACTCTGGTCTGCTGGGCTGAAAGGTTGCCACAGGGTGCGCGTGTCCAGAAAAGTCCTGATTTGGGTAGGGGAGAGAACAGCAGAAAATTTAGGCTTTCCTGAAGCACAATTATCTTCATCTGAATTCCCCTAGAAACAGACCTGAGACAAGGCTTCAAGTGTAAGCAGTTTCTgtgggaggtgatcccaggacACACCAGATGGGACTGGGGGAGCAGCCAGGAAGCGGGGTGCTATCAAGCAGCTGACCACTAAGGCTACTGGCACTTAATCCTGCTGGGAACCCAGGGAGCCACTGGGCACACGCACCTCAGAGCGATCCCAGAAGCGGGGGCTCCTGGGCTATTTACCCACAGTCATTGTTGAGGAATGGAAGAGCTGGTGGCTGTGGCACTTGCAGCCTACCACATGCAGGGGCAGTGTGGGCTCCAGAGGCCAGAGAAAGCCCACTGGGTGCAGGCGCTGGGAGTTGCAAGTCCAGCTGGTGTGCTCTTAACAGGAAGGCTGAGGGCACGGGTTGTCACCCTGACAGTTAGTGGGATTCTCCCACAGATCCTGGAGCCAGGAAATTGGGAAATGCTCCCTTTGCCACCCTGCCATGATGCAGGGACACTCAGAACCCATCCTCAAAGCCCCCACGCCCATCTGAGCCTCGCCTATGCCCAAGCTGCCCCTGCCAGCCCTCATCTGAACAGGGCCGACCCATATCACCTCCTGGGCTTCCCCTGCCCCAGCTGGCCCCTAGATTCTAAGGGAGAGACCCAGCAGACCAGGGAAGAAACTCCAAGGTCAGCCAGGACACAGCTCATCCTGGGTTAAAGTGTGAACTAAAAATTGGGACTCTTTTAAGATGTCCCCTTTGgtgcctcctctcctcctcctcttttgaGTATCTCTCCTGAGGTCCAAGGCCAGGGGCTCTGCTCTCAGCAGCTGACACATCCTTAGCAGAGGTGAAGTTATTTATCTCAAAGGAACTTAAGGCACTTCTCCCTCCTGGGCCTATTTGCCATTTTATTCAGAACTAAATGAATGCATTACTAATGGTGGAAATTCAGACACAAAGATAGATGTTTTGGTCCAAGAGTCTGGACCATCTTGATAGTCTATCTGAACGACTCATAGCTCCAGCCCCACTCCCTTACTCTCAACCCCTCCCCACCTGCCGCACACCCCCAGATTTGCTATACCAGGGCCCGTGGCATCTTTGCCCGCTGAAACCAGGGGTTCCCCATGAGGCTCTTCCAGATCACACCCCCTGCGGCAATTACTAACAGCAGTATCAGAAGTGATGGCAGCACCAGGAAAGCCCAGTTGGCTtctaaggaaggaaaaataacaatgagagaaagaaacagtGGCTCTTGTCTACAACTGCACCTGTGCTGAGTGCTTCACATACATGAccctatttaatcctcacaagaataAACTCATCCTGCAGACTATGCAAACCAAGGTTCGGGGCGTTATGTAAGCTGCCCGAAGACACACAATGAGTGTGGTTTTAATCCAGGCGAGTCTATCTCTAGgctcatgctcttaaccactgtgtcATGAAGCTCCCAAGGCCCAGAGGGAAAGTTACCCCTTCTGCACCACTTGGTACCCACCTGGGACCTCCAGCAAGAAGCAGGTGGGCTTAGAGAACTTGCTGTATTTCGGGACACTGAAGGTGTAGATGGTTCTGGCACTGAGGCAGTGGTGTTCGCTGGCAGCTGGCTGGAGGGTGATCTGGACTGGCTGGCCATGGGGAGTGACTGGAAATAGGGTCTGTTTGGAAAAGAAGCAGAGAGTGGCAGAGCTGCTGTGGGGACTGGTTTCACACAGCCAGGACAGAGTGGGGTTGGCAGACACGGTagggtgtgttttttttttttttttttttttttttttttgtaggggatagggtctggctctgtcacccaggccaaaatgcagtggtgtgatcacagctcactgcagcctcaaactcctgggctcaagcgatcctcctacctcagctctcCAAGTAACTAGGGACTACAGActcacaccaccatacctgggtaattttttaaaattattttttgtacaggcaaggtcttgctgttgcccaggctggtctcgaactcccagcctcaagtgatgctccctcCTTGCCTGAACCTTCtattcttttcctgcattaaaGTTTAAGCATTGAGGAAGCACTTCCCAAGACTACCCGAGTTCTTTTCAGCTGAGTCTCGAGGTAGGGATAGCCATAGTTCAAAAGCAGCCTACCACTTGGGGTTGCCCTGGTGTGCACCCCATTAAGGTCCCTACTTCGAGGAGCAGATTCTTCAGGCTTTCCATCTTGGGGTCTCCTAGTCTATCAGCAGTGGAGGAAACCTCTACAGATGCTGCACTGTCTGGTACGGAAGGCACTGGCCACATGTGACTACTGAGTATGTGAAATGCATCTGATCCACACTGAGAGGTGTTCCAAGTACAAAATACACATCAGATTTCAAAGAAGTAGtgaaaaagaatgtaaaagatCTCAATCACTTTTATCAGAATTGCTCATTGAAATGATACCATTCAATTGGATGAAGTAAAATCTGTTATTAAAATTCGATTTACCTGTCTCTTTTTACTTAATTTAACATGGAACACTTAAAACTGCAcatgtggcttgcattatatttctttctattgggTAGTGCTGGTCTAGAATATTTGTGAGGTTCTTGAAGGCCCGAACCACGCTGGATTCAGATCTATATTCCCCAGAACCCGGAGTATGCAAAAATCGGGAGTGTGAATGACACTTTAGTGGAAGCAAGAACATTCAAGAGCAGGGGCCCAGGGATCGTCTGTCTGGCCGGCCACTTGTTTAtgtaaaaggttttattttttgtttttttgagacaaggtctcgctctgtcgcccagactaaagtgcagtggtgcgatcatggctcactgtggcctcgcttcctgggctcaagagatcctcctgcctcagcatcctgagcagctgggaccacaagcatgcgtcaccacacccagtttttttggttttttttggtagggactgtgtttcaccatgttccccaggctggccttgaactcctgggctaaggtaatcctcccaccacctcggcctcccaaagtactgagattacaggcatgagccaccgcatctggcctgtAAACAGTTTTACTGGAACCCAGCGATGCCCATTCATTTACGTATAGGCTACGGCTCCTTTTGTGTTATAACTGCAGCGTTGAGTAGTCCTGAGCGAACATATGGCCCACGAAGCCAGACATATCGACTATCTGGCCTTCTTCAGGAAAGTTTGCCAGCCTTGCAGTAAATAAATGCAGCTATACACACACGCATTCACAGAAAACAAATCTGAAATTGGATATACACCAGAGTGATGTGTGGTCATCTCTGGGTACTTTTGGTTTGCTTCTTCgagcttctctgtatttttcagtttttctgtactGAATTTGTTGACTCGGCAAGCAGGCCTCCTGTAGGTCATCATACTTTGATCAGATTTTATTAGGGCTGACTGCCGGAAGTCAGGAGTGTacagggaagacttcctggaggaggggtgcAGGAGCAGGCTGGGAGGGTGAGAAGAACCTGAGTAAgaaggggtggaggagggggcctAGCCTGGGGGCAGGAAAGGAGCTTCCCACCTTGTTTCCGGCCCCCTCCTTCCAGAATGCCACCTCATACTTCAGATCCAGTGGGGGCATGCAGGGGGGCAGCTGGTACGTGGCATTGGCACTCAGGATCTCCTCCGTCTGGGTGAGCACCAGGACAGGTGGGGCTGGCTCCACTGCAGAAACAGAGCAGAACCTGTCAGTAATCCCGAGGGGCCGCACTGCCTCCATCCCCCAAAACCAGAGAGCTCTCTTGGAAATGGAAAAGCAACTAGCATGTTTCAAACACTTCTTGTGCATCTAGCACCTTATAATCTGTTATTTCAGCCTTGCACTGACCCTGGGAGGGAGATATCACTATTCTCATTTCATagagaggaaaactgaggcttagagaggagaGGTGACCCGGGCAAGCTCATTGCTGACTTGCCTTCTCTCATGCCATCCCGTCCGCCTGGGTGCCCTCCACATGTCACTGGCCTGGCAGATCCTGCCCATCTGGATTCATTTCCTATTGctgtcataacaaattaccacacataCAGTGCCTTAAAAATGATACAaacttattatctcacagttctctaggtcagaagtccaggtgGGCTCAGCTGGTTCCTCCGCTCTGGGTCTCACATCTGGAACCGATGGGGGAGAAGGCACTTCCAAGCCCCCTTGGGTTGTCAGCAAAACTTAGTTCTTTGTGGCTGTAGGGCTGTGGTCCCTGTTTCCTGGCCAGTTGTTAGTGGTAGCCTCTCAGCTCCGGAAGGCACCCACATTTTTCATCATGTTACCACTCCATGGTCAAACCAGAAATGGCACCATGGAGTCCTGTTTATGCTTCAAATCTCTCtgacttccccttctgccacttCTCTTCTGCCTCCATCTGGAGAAAGTTTTAAAGGCTCATGGGATTAGATTGGGCCCATCTGGATTATCCAGGATAACCTCACTATTTGAAGATCTATGTctcagtccattttgtgttgttaTTACAGAATATcacaggctgggtaatttataatgaacagaaatgtatttggctcatgtttctggagtcttggaagtccaagagcatggcactggcatctggcgAGGGCCTTTGTGCTGTGTTATCCCATGGTGgcaggtggaagggcaagagagggtgAGAGTGAGCCAGTAAGAGAGGGCAGaactcacttttttctttctttccttctttctttctttcttctttctttctttctttctttctttcttctttctttctttcttctttctttcttctttctttctttcttctttctttccttctttctttctttcttcctttctttcttcctttctttcttctttctttctttctttcttctttctttctttctttctttctttctttctttctttctttctttcttctttccctttctttctttctttctttctttctttcttttttcttttttctttctttctttctttctttcttctttctctctttctctctttctttctttctctttctgtctctctctctctctttctttttcgttctttctttcctctttttttttgtttgagacagagtcttgctctatcacccaggctggagtgcaatggggccatctcagctcactgcaacctctgcctcttggattcatgCGATCCTcttgcttcggcctcctgagcagctgggattacaggcacccgccaccactcccggatactttttgtattttttagtagagacagactttcaccatgttggccaggctggtctcaaacaactgACTTCAAgtcttggcccctcaaagtgctgagtggcataagccactgcccctggccagaaCTCACTTTTTAACAATCCATTCGTGATAAACACACTCCCGCAAGACTGACATTAATCTATTCACGGGGGCGGAGTTCTTAAGGACTAAATCACCTTTTAACAGGGCCACTTCTTAATGCAATCACAATGATGATTAAATGTCAACAGGAGTTTtagaggggacattcaaaccataacagtcTATAACCTTAATTAAGATTCCTACTGCCATGCAATACTGACATCTAACATATTCTTAGCTTCTGGGGATTAGGGCAGAGCACCTTTAGAGGATCATTCTGCCTaccatggtcttccctctgtcccCTACCCAAAATccacatctctttcttttttttttttttttagatggagtttcactcttgttgcccaggctggagtgcaatggcgtgatctcggctcaccgcaacctccgcctcccgagttcaagcgattctactgcctcagcctcctgagtagctgggattacaggcatgtgccaccacgcttggctaattttgtatttttagtagagatggggtttctccatggtggtcaggctggtctcgaactcccgacctcaggtgatctgcctgcctcggcctcccaaagtactgggattacaggcatgggctggGATTACCCAGCCCACATCTCTTTCAAATGCAAAATCCATTCACTCCATCCCAATGTCCCCCAAGGTCTCATCTCATTACAGCATCAACTCAAGTTCCCGAATCAACAGTATCTAAGTCAGAGTCAAATAGACTCTGGGCATAGTCCAGTCAGTACAACTCCCGGGGTACAGTTTCTATCTGTGGGCCAGCAAAACTAAAGTGATCTGCTCCCAACATAAAATGTGGGACAGGCACAGGATAACAGTTGCAGACAATCTGGCTCGAGCATGGGGACATGAAAGGGACAATCAGGTCATGGTCCAATGCAGTTTGAAAATCCAGCCAAGAAAACTCCATTAGGTTTCAAGGCCTGGGAGGAATTCTCTTTCGCTCTTAGCACTACCTTTTGAGCTTCTGGTCTCACCGTCTGAGTCATCCTTCCTTTTCACTAAAGGTAGCAGGTGTTTGCAGCTAAGTAATTTTAGCAGTCTGTATCTCACCAGTAGAAACCGGAGAGTCCAACAGCCTTCTTTGATTTCACACTCTCTGTGTTCCATTTCACCCCAGCTAACAGTGTTTCTGTGGATGTAAACTTCTCAGGAACTTTACGGGTCTCCTATGGATGTCATGGGGGAATCCACTGCATTATTAGACAAAAGCCAGGTCCACAAATCTCTTTTTCAGATAAGCCCTTCTCTACTTTTGGCTCCGGCTGAGATGGCTGAGGG
Protein-coding regions in this window:
- the IFNLR1 gene encoding interferon lambda receptor 1 isoform X1: MAGPERWGPLLLCLLQAAPGRPRLAPPQNVTLLSQNFSVYLTWLPGLGNPQDVTYFVAYQSSPTHRRWREVEECAGTKELLCSMMCLKKQDLYNKFKGRVRTVSPSSRSPWVESEYLDYLFEVEPAPPVLVLTQTEEILSANATYQLPPCMPPLDLKYEVAFWKEGAGNKTLFPVTPHGQPVQITLQPAASEHHCLSARTIYTFSVPKYSKFSKPTCFLLEVPEANWAFLVLPSLLILLLVIAAGGVIWKSLMGNPWFQRAKMPRALDFSGHAHPVATFQPSRPESVNDLFLCPQKELTRGVRPTPRVRAPATQQAGWKKDLAGEGDEDEDEEDTEDGVRFQPYIQPPSFLGQEHQVPGHSEAGGVDSGRPRASLVPSEGSSAWDSSDRSWASTVDSSWDRAGSSDYLAEKGPGQGDGHQESLPPPEFSKDSGFLEEPSKDDLSSWATWGTLPPETNLVPGGPLVSLRTLTFCWESSPEEEEEEEEARESETEDSDAGSWGAESTQRTEERGRTLGHYMAR
- the IFNLR1 gene encoding interferon lambda receptor 1 isoform X2, with protein sequence MAGPERWGPLLLCLLQAAPGRPRLAPPQNVTLLSQNFSVYLTWLPGLGNPQDVTYFVAYQSSPTHRRWREVEECAGTKELLCSMMCLKKQDLYNKFKGRVRTVSPSSRSPWVESEYLDYLFEVEPAPPVLVLTQTEEILSANATYQLPPCMPPLDLKYEVAFWKEGAGNKTLFPVTPHGQPVQITLQPAASEHHCLSARTIYTFSVPKYSKFSKPTCFLLEVPEANWAFLVLPSLLILLLVIAAGGVIWKSLMGNPWFQRAKMPRALELTRGVRPTPRVRAPATQQAGWKKDLAGEGDEDEDEEDTEDGVRFQPYIQPPSFLGQEHQVPGHSEAGGVDSGRPRASLVPSEGSSAWDSSDRSWASTVDSSWDRAGSSDYLAEKGPGQGDGHQESLPPPEFSKDSGFLEEPSKDDLSSWATWGTLPPETNLVPGGPLVSLRTLTFCWESSPEEEEEEEEARESETEDSDAGSWGAESTQRTEERGRTLGHYMAR
- the IFNLR1 gene encoding interferon lambda receptor 1 isoform X3; this translates as MAGPERWGPLLLCLLQAAPGRPRLAPPQNVTLLSQNFSVYLTWLPGLGNPQDVTYFVAYQSSPTHRRWREVEECAGTKELLCSMMCLKKQDLYNKFKGRVRTVSPSSRSPWVESEYLDYLFEVEPAPPVLVLTQTEEILSANATYQLPPCMPPLDLKYEVAFWKEGAGNKTLFPVTPHGQPVQITLQPAASEHHCLSARTIYTFSVPKYSKFSKPTCFLLEVPGLFWTRAPCGNLSAQQTRVRE